The following nucleotide sequence is from Pseudomonas sp. RC10.
CTTGGATGGCGTGTGTTCCAACTGTCCATGACGAATGGCCCTCGCAATCGATGTGAGCGTTGATCGAAATCTGGCGTGGGGAAAACGATAAGCCAGTTTGCCTCGGGGCTCACTCCTACCTGAATACAGCTCAGCTATACCTTGGTGTGAAAGGATCGGTGCCCAGCCTGCACGACGTTCGTATCTGAATTACAAAGCATCAGCGGAACAGGCTGATGTTCTCGATCAACCAGTCTGATAAATCGCGCGGCGATTGGCCTGTCATCTGTTCAACAGTCAAGGTGATCTCCGACAGCGCCGATTCGTGATACATCAAGTCCATACCGCTCAGAAGATCGGCCATCAGCGCTGATGCGCCTTCTCTGATCAGCATTGCGCGATGCTCGGTTGCAGAGCGCTGATGGTAAGCAACCGGCCGCTGTAGCAGGCGGGTCAGCTCAGCAGCAATGTCTTGCATCGTCCAGGCGCGAGGCCCTGTCAGGTGATAAGCCCGCTGGGAGCGCGTACTGACCTCTTCGAGCAAGGCGACCCTGGCGGCCTGCGCGACATCCCGGGTGTCGATGAAGTTGACTGCTCCGTTGCCTGCCGATCCGCCCCAGGTTCCATTCGCCACCTGAGCCCCAGCGCGTTTGAGTACGTCAGCGAAGGCCGTGGGCCGCAGAACGGTAGATGCCACAGGCTGGATCGCCAGATGGGCCTCGATGCGCATGTGCCAGGCGAATGGGTTGAGCGGTGTCGCCGGCCCCATCGCCGAGAGCTTGACGATATGCGTCACGCCCGCCACGACCGCCGCGTCAATCAGTGCAATTTCATTGTCGACCTGGCGATCTGAAGTGCCGTGTGCCAGGAACATCGTGTCGACGCCATCAAGTGCCTGGGGCAGTGTGTCCGGCTGGTCGAAGTCAATGCTCGCGACGTCGACTCCGGATGGAAACCGGGTTTTGGCCGGCGTTCGCGTGAGAGCGAGGAGCTTGACAGGGTCGCTGATCAGACTATTGATCAACTGCGCACCGACCCGGCCGGTGGCGCCGGAAATGGCGATGCGAGGCGTGTGTGCGGCGCGAAGGTTGGACGGTGAAACAGTCATGGCGGCGATTTCCCAGGAGGAGGTCCGCCACATCGTGCCGTTGGGGATTTGAAAATAAAACGACGAAAAGCGTCGTGATTCCTGCCACGACCTGCTCAGGTCTCAGTCGCCCACTGCCTCGATGTGAAGCCTGTGAATCGGCGATACCC
It contains:
- a CDS encoding NAD(P)H-binding protein, translated to MTVSPSNLRAAHTPRIAISGATGRVGAQLINSLISDPVKLLALTRTPAKTRFPSGVDVASIDFDQPDTLPQALDGVDTMFLAHGTSDRQVDNEIALIDAAVVAGVTHIVKLSAMGPATPLNPFAWHMRIEAHLAIQPVASTVLRPTAFADVLKRAGAQVANGTWGGSAGNGAVNFIDTRDVAQAARVALLEEVSTRSQRAYHLTGPRAWTMQDIAAELTRLLQRPVAYHQRSATEHRAMLIREGASALMADLLSGMDLMYHESALSEITLTVEQMTGQSPRDLSDWLIENISLFR